One window of the Chryseobacterium camelliae genome contains the following:
- a CDS encoding polysaccharide deacetylase, which produces MRLNITIDNTKAILRILDLHDVKASFFIEISITGKLKNLIKAISSQGHEIAFYNKNSTIENIEETKKETEYFLEKQIRGIRQKDVLIPSEDLKMIGFNYISRIDHAHVLFPFKRLKTTTKITEEDGLSIIPESISPYSQLPYNDFIFQFLPVKYYQNMVFETLKNDDFVLIYLESWQFTDLNKHRFSVPFYRRLNAGKKMEDKLDALLNWINEKELATSRVKDYIF; this is translated from the coding sequence ATGAGGTTGAATATAACTATAGATAATACCAAAGCCATACTCAGGATTTTAGATCTTCATGATGTAAAAGCCAGTTTCTTTATTGAGATTTCCATCACAGGAAAACTTAAAAATCTTATCAAAGCAATTTCATCCCAAGGGCATGAAATTGCTTTTTATAATAAGAATTCTACCATCGAAAATATTGAGGAAACTAAAAAAGAAACGGAATATTTCCTGGAGAAACAGATCAGGGGCATCCGTCAGAAAGACGTGCTGATCCCTTCAGAAGACCTGAAGATGATCGGGTTTAATTATATATCGCGGATCGATCATGCCCATGTGCTTTTTCCTTTCAAGCGGTTAAAGACTACCACAAAGATTACAGAAGAAGACGGATTGAGCATCATTCCCGAAAGTATTTCTCCCTACAGCCAATTGCCTTATAATGATTTTATTTTCCAGTTCCTGCCGGTGAAATACTATCAGAATATGGTCTTTGAAACCCTTAAAAACGACGATTTTGTACTCATCTATCTGGAGTCCTGGCAGTTTACGGACCTGAATAAACACCGCTTTTCTGTCCCCTTCTACAGGCGGCTGAATGCAGGCAAAAAAATGGAGGACAAACTGGATGCCCTCCTTAACTGGATCAATGAAAAAGAACTGGCTACTTCCCGTGTCAAGGATTATATTTTCTGA
- a CDS encoding NAD-dependent epimerase/dehydratase family protein has product MESYTEKILITGALGQIGTELTNRLVEIHGADNVVASGLDKWQEGISSAGHYERLDVTNTKLVRQVIKDYEITTVYHLASLLSGTSEKQPLFAWKLNLEPLIDFCEMAKEGLIKKIFWPSSIAVFGKGIPKENVGQEVVLNPTTVYGISKMAGEKWCEYYFDKYGVDVRSIRYPGLISWKTPAGGGTTDYAVEIFYKAIEDGKYTSFISEDTAMPMLYMDDAIEATLKLMDAPKESLTVRSSYNLGGMSFTPKQLAEEIRKEIPGFEISYEPDFRQAIADSWPASIDDSTAKNDWKLSYNFGISEMTQDMIKNLRIKLGKN; this is encoded by the coding sequence ATGGAATCCTATACGGAAAAAATCCTGATTACCGGTGCTTTGGGCCAGATCGGCACAGAGCTTACCAACCGCCTGGTTGAAATTCACGGCGCAGACAATGTAGTAGCTTCGGGTCTTGACAAATGGCAGGAAGGCATCAGCTCGGCAGGTCATTATGAGAGACTGGATGTGACCAATACAAAATTGGTGAGGCAAGTCATCAAAGATTATGAAATCACTACGGTATACCATCTGGCATCCCTGCTGTCAGGAACTTCGGAAAAACAGCCGCTGTTCGCATGGAAACTGAACCTGGAGCCTCTTATCGATTTTTGTGAAATGGCGAAGGAAGGGCTTATCAAAAAGATTTTCTGGCCAAGCTCTATTGCGGTCTTCGGGAAAGGGATTCCAAAAGAAAATGTGGGGCAGGAGGTAGTGCTGAATCCTACCACCGTATATGGGATCTCCAAAATGGCAGGGGAGAAGTGGTGCGAATATTACTTCGATAAATACGGCGTAGACGTTAGAAGCATCAGGTATCCCGGATTGATCTCCTGGAAGACTCCGGCAGGCGGCGGGACTACGGATTATGCTGTGGAAATTTTTTATAAAGCCATAGAGGACGGAAAATACACCAGCTTTATTTCTGAAGATACCGCCATGCCGATGCTGTATATGGATGATGCTATTGAAGCTACCCTGAAATTGATGGATGCTCCTAAGGAGAGCCTGACGGTCCGTTCATCGTACAACCTGGGCGGAATGTCTTTCACCCCCAAACAGCTGGCTGAAGAAATCAGGAAAGAAATCCCGGGATTTGAGATCAGCTATGAGCCCGATTTTAGACAGGCCATTGCAGATTCCTGGCCGGCATCCATTGATGATTCCACGGCAAAAAACGACTGGAAACTTTCTTACAATTTCGGAATTTCCGAAATGACTCAGGACATGATTAAAAATCTAAGAATAAAATTAGGTAAAAATTAA